A window of Salmo trutta chromosome 33, fSalTru1.1, whole genome shotgun sequence genomic DNA:
GGAGGAAAGGGAGTGCATGGCGCGGGAGGTGGAGCAGGAACACAAGCTGGCCCACAACACCACGGGATACCCCCACTGGCTCCAGAGCTACCCCAGGTTACGCACACTGATCCCCGCATCGGAGCACCGCCAGCTGGAGCACTTGTGTGCCCAGATCCACCCTATGCACACCGCTACGGTGCTATCCAGGTACATCGTACACCACTCTTCATTCAGTACCCTTTTCATATTAGCAAAATGTGTCCAAAATAGCCACTGCCCCCACACCAGGATGACAATAGGCAAAAGAGACAAGAGTCTcaaagagaggggggtagagcaAAGCTGCCAGGGAAGCCACTTTGTGTTATTGTCACAGAAGTAGGTTACATGGGGTGTGATCATGCAAAGGTGAAGGGGACCCTATGGGGCTGAGCACAGCAAAAACAACCCACAGGGAAAGAGCTTTCCATTAGCAGTATCATATCCctattaaaataaaaacacaaaccCCAACATTTTACAGTGATGGTGACATTTGTATGAACAGACTGAATTTGGTATTTCTGAGGGGCTAACTGAGGAATCATACTTTAAATAACCTTTAAATCCACCATGGGTCTAGTAAAAATGAAtgtaaattatactgaacaaaaatgaaaatgcaacaatttcaaagattttattgaggtacagttcatataaggaaatcagtcaattgaaatattaattaggccctactctatggatttcacagattactttgtttttaaaggtacgggcgtgggtcagaaaaccagtcagtatctgttgcgaccaccatttgcctcatgcagagtaacatctccttcacatagagttgatcaggctgatgattgtggcctgtggaatgttgttccactcctcttcaggGGTGGCTGTTTGCATAATCACATCACAACAATAACAAGATCGCCCGATTATTCCGGGAATATTATTTGGTGTGACTCTTTCACTGCATTTATTTTGTCTTCTTTGCAAAATGTCCTCCTGACAACTAGAGATTGGAGCGGACGCATAAATACGACCTCAGCCTTATCACCTCACACAATACATGATACTTTGATGAAATAGTTTCAGCATCATTTGGTCAGCTAGGCCTAATGGATAATTGAAAGCCCAAACAGTTGCATTATTATGGATAATAGTTAAATAGTTTATTAACCCACTATCTCATTCTCAGGTTCCGTGACGTGCTGGCCAGCAACAAGATCCTGCCCTGGGAACTGGTGTACGTCTTCAAGCAGGTGCTGAGAGACTTCCTCAACAAAGAGgaaggggaagaagaggaggatcaCATTCCGCAGCCAGAACTGCTTGGGCCAATGGAGGCCTGGACCAACCGATACCAAATGAAGCAGGGATTTGTCACACCTACTGTGCCCAACTGTGGTGAGCCCCAGAGAGAAGAGATCCCAACCATCTCTGGCTATGTGGACCGTACCATGAGAGGCTCTTATCCTTTCACTGCCCATAGGGTCTGGGACCTCCCCTACTACTACCCAGTGCCACACAACTCCACACAGGCCTACAGCACCCCACTGTGAGAGCGGGTGGGCTGGTAAAGTAGTACCCAACTCATGACCTTACTAGCTTCTATCCTTGTTAGGTCATGACTGAAAGAGTTGTCATCTTAAAAAAATATGTTACAGATTCATTTTAATTAATGGGACTGCAACAAAATCTAGCCCTGGACCAGCACTTGCATGGGGGCAGATTCATACATACAACAATAGATACTGCTAGCTAACTGGActaggggtgcatctcaatagactACTCAGTTACTCTAGCTACTACTGTAATTTAGAAAGCTACTTAATTTGCACTGATTTAATAAATCAACCCGTTCCTAGGAATTTTGGCACctggctagttagctactttACTGTGTTAGTATTACTGTAGTAGCTAAATAATGCTAATATTTACTGAAAAGTATGTAGCTAGCTATGTACCTAACTAAAGCAAAGTTCCTTTCatatgttagctagccagccaacaaGTGTGAAAGTTTCTAggttccatccaattggcaacagattccCACCAGATTGTTCTACCAAACAGTACTGTTGCCGCTAAAAGCCTGTGCGtaatgacgtagtgcacatagaaatacattgtgTGGTTCAATTCCCAAGTACCGACTAAAAAAATACAAGTGAAATGTGTTTGCATCGCATTTAACTCTACTGATGGCTCTCAAAAGAATGTGGGTTATATAGCttgtgtgcccactctggtattaaCACGTGTGCTCTAGAGCGcatgtatagcctacattatgagATTATGGACAAGCGCGGCAGCCAATCATCGATGATCATGTCACctgaataagaccctcgatatttattaaAATGTGCATTaaactcatcaccttgcactttcaccactctgtaaaattaaatgtatttaatatgtAGCCTGAAACTGCATGCTTTTCCCGATACATCTAGTGAGAGGACCACGCGTCCTCACGTGACTCCAAATGTACTTCGAtatggtgaaaaaaaaaaaatccacctaCATTTCTATCATAATTCTATTTAGAGACAACaatatcccaccttgtctagcaaATTTTCTTTTTTCGAGATTTGAAGTTTCCCGAAAATGTTTGTTTCCATCTGGCCTGTCAATGCATTTTTTTATCTGACGTACTTTAATAGCATAAAAACGGTTGGAGGGAAACCTGGTTACTACAGGCAGACTGTACCGTCTATGGTGCAAGGGGACATGtgtaagctagctaacgttagctagcaattCCATCTACAttttgctagctaacgtttgctagctagccaactgaaCTCACCTCTGTATTGATGACTCCTCTAACTTTACTTCTTTTGGAACTTCATCCGTGATTAGAATGTTAGCAAACTGGGTCCCTAATGTAAACCATTCTGTTATCTGTTCTGCAGTTATTGCTTTCTTCATGTTTCATATGTTGTTCACTCCAGAGACTGCTGATACGTTTTCAAAGGTGGATGTTGCTGTAGAATTCTAAATGAGTTAGTCTTTGGTTCAAAGACACGTGACAGTAGTACACCTGCTGACTCTAGGTATGAATCAAACATCCCATCTGGAAGCTAGGGGTACTGTCCTTTCATACTCCTAATGTAAACAAGAAAGTAAAATATATTAATTTATTCGATTATATAATTAACATAAACCATATTACAAAGACATCACTAGGGTAATGAAGAGTAGACAGAACCCATACAAAAGCAGTAGACCCAATAACAGGGAATTATCTCTGCCCGACCTATTCTACGAATTTAGAGGACAAAGGTGAGACTAAATATTAACATTAaaactaaaatcacattttattggtcacacaacTATACAAATAGACAAGATACAGATGTTAGCAAAAACAAAATAGATCTGTTGCTAGGGCAGAATCAATTAGAAAAACATCCAGAATTTGCCTTTATGAATGATGATCTGATTAAATGTATACACAGTCAATTTACAGTTCTAAAATATATTTCATCCAGCATAACAGTTGTTCAATCATGTCACAATCTACCCTAAATATGGTATCTGTGATTGAAAGCCCCTGTGGTAAatactagggctgggcgatatatggACCACCAAAATTCATATAATACAATATGAAGGATGATGATATAACCATAATTattaactgggtggttcgagccctgaatgctgattggctgagg
This region includes:
- the LOC115172544 gene encoding protein RD3-like — translated: MPLFSWMKWSRAEREKAQDEGASTAVSPSCTLIRELLWHVEERECMAREVEQEHKLAHNTTGYPHWLQSYPRLRTLIPASEHRQLEHLCAQIHPMHTATVLSRFRDVLASNKILPWELVYVFKQVLRDFLNKEEGEEEEDHIPQPELLGPMEAWTNRYQMKQGFVTPTVPNCGEPQREEIPTISGYVDRTMRGSYPFTAHRVWDLPYYYPVPHNSTQAYSTPL